Proteins encoded together in one Kitasatospora albolonga window:
- a CDS encoding export ABC transporter ATP-binding protein, translated as MCAVRDLVKTYPAVRGRRGAPATPEVRATDGISLDVERGEIFGLLGPNGAGKSTLVRQLTGLMRPDSGSVEVLGHDLVRHPERASRLIGYLGQESTALDELTVSLAAETTGRLRGLHVREARAERDAVLEELGLTELAGRPLKKLSGGQRRLACFAATLVGDRPVLVLDEPTTGMDPVARRAVWAAVDRRRAERGATVLLVTHNVIEAETVLDRVAVLERGRVIACDTPSGLKEKVAGEVRVELMWRERAPLDVPEVAALRPSAQESGRRWVLRLGPDEARAAVAAVTGGAAFAALDDFTLATPSLEDVYLALGGDAANASKGLVKA; from the coding sequence GTGTGCGCGGTGCGTGACCTCGTCAAGACCTACCCCGCCGTCCGGGGCCGCCGAGGCGCACCCGCCACCCCCGAGGTCCGCGCCACCGACGGGATCAGCCTCGACGTCGAGCGCGGCGAGATCTTCGGGCTGCTCGGCCCCAACGGCGCCGGGAAGTCCACGCTGGTGCGCCAGCTCACCGGGCTGATGCGGCCCGACTCCGGCTCCGTCGAGGTCCTCGGCCACGACCTCGTACGCCACCCCGAGCGGGCCTCCCGGCTGATCGGCTACCTCGGGCAGGAATCCACCGCCCTGGACGAGCTGACCGTCTCCCTGGCGGCCGAGACCACCGGGCGGCTGCGCGGGCTCCACGTCCGCGAGGCGCGTGCCGAACGCGACGCCGTACTGGAGGAGCTCGGCCTCACCGAACTGGCCGGGCGGCCCCTGAAGAAGCTCTCCGGCGGTCAGCGCAGGCTCGCCTGCTTCGCCGCCACGCTCGTCGGGGACCGGCCCGTGCTGGTCCTGGACGAGCCCACGACCGGAATGGACCCGGTGGCCCGGCGGGCCGTCTGGGCCGCCGTCGACCGCCGCCGGGCCGAGCGCGGGGCCACGGTGCTGCTGGTCACCCACAACGTCATCGAGGCCGAGACCGTCCTCGACCGGGTCGCCGTCCTGGAGCGCGGCCGGGTCATCGCCTGCGACACCCCCTCCGGACTCAAGGAGAAGGTCGCCGGGGAGGTCCGCGTCGAGCTCATGTGGCGCGAGCGGGCCCCGCTGGACGTCCCGGAGGTCGCCGCGCTGCGCCCGTCCGCCCAGGAGTCCGGGCGGCGCTGGGTGCTGCGGCTCGGCCCCGACGAGGCGCGGGCCGCGGTCGCCGCGGTGACGGGCGGCGCGGCCTTCGCCGCGCTGGACGATTTCACCCTGGCCACACCCAGCCTGGAAGATGTGTACCTGGCGCTCGGCGGGGACGCGGCCAATGCGAGCAAAGGGCTGGTGAAGGCGTGA
- a CDS encoding ATP-dependent protease, giving the protein MTTARLPLFPLNVVLFPGLVLPLNVFEERYRAMMRELLKSDEDEPRRFVVVAIRDGRETAVTGTGMPDPVASAPPAERAPAEGFGPDPIQTFHRVGCVADAATIRERPDGSFEVLATGTTRVRLLSVDASGPYLSAEVEEVTEEPPAEDEADEAGALAEGVLRAFRAYQKRLAGANERSLATSSELPDDPSVISYLVAAATVLDTPTKQRLLQAPDTATRLREELTLLRRETAVIRHLPSLPAPDLTRAPTHPN; this is encoded by the coding sequence GTGACCACCGCCCGTCTTCCCCTGTTCCCGCTCAACGTGGTGCTGTTCCCCGGCCTCGTGCTGCCGCTCAACGTCTTCGAGGAGCGGTATCGCGCCATGATGCGGGAGCTGCTCAAGAGCGACGAGGACGAGCCCCGCCGCTTCGTCGTGGTCGCGATCCGCGACGGCCGCGAGACCGCGGTGACGGGCACCGGCATGCCGGACCCCGTCGCCTCCGCGCCCCCGGCCGAACGCGCCCCCGCCGAGGGCTTCGGCCCCGACCCGATCCAGACCTTCCACCGCGTCGGCTGCGTGGCCGACGCGGCGACCATCCGCGAGCGCCCGGACGGCAGCTTCGAGGTCCTGGCCACCGGCACCACCCGGGTCAGGCTGCTCTCCGTCGACGCGAGCGGCCCGTATCTGAGCGCCGAGGTCGAGGAGGTGACCGAGGAGCCCCCGGCCGAGGACGAGGCGGACGAGGCCGGAGCCCTGGCCGAAGGCGTCCTGCGGGCCTTCCGCGCCTACCAGAAGCGGCTGGCCGGGGCGAACGAACGCTCCCTCGCCACCAGCTCCGAGCTCCCCGACGACCCCTCCGTCATCTCCTACCTGGTCGCGGCGGCCACGGTCCTGGACACCCCCACCAAACAGCGCCTGCTCCAGGCCCCGGACACCGCGACCCGCCTGCGCGAGGAGCTGACGCTGCTGCGCCGGGAGACGGCGGTCATCCGCCACCTGCCCTCGCTCCCCGCCCCCGACCTGACCCGCGCCCCCACCCACCCCAACTGA
- a CDS encoding NYN domain-containing protein, whose translation MDRCVVLVDAGYLLGAAASLLAGEPARSRITVDHAALIQGLRERAEADTQQPLLRIYWFDGAPDRVPQPEHRRLRVMPRVTVRLGALTRSDGRWAQKGVDAAMHAELTELARNRACSDVVLVTGDGDLLPGLMSAKEHGVAVHLWAVQAADGDYNQSEDLVAEADERRVLDRAWITKAVRAKDTGGNFPPPPAPRPEIAAILSAPLPEAALAASAERASEAAAQAARAAAAPDGPAEPAGTGRSEAPPASGHKTVPTPKDLAALRAHSTHPDRSAAQHATPANATLRWSSDKGWVERGGPLGEPAETASLPTLAQLTSAEQRWADREEDITTVGGDPFEVGQVFARRWMERLPETVHLQKLSTMYPRIPHRIDGELLRYAARFGLLAHKDDQIDEHDRYAIRAGFWREIDVRAAAEHVPAAE comes from the coding sequence GTGGACCGTTGCGTCGTCCTGGTGGACGCAGGCTACTTGCTGGGCGCAGCCGCGAGCCTGCTGGCCGGAGAGCCCGCCCGGTCCCGCATCACCGTCGACCACGCCGCCCTCATCCAGGGGCTGCGCGAGCGGGCCGAGGCCGACACCCAGCAGCCGCTGCTGCGGATCTACTGGTTCGACGGCGCCCCCGACCGGGTGCCCCAGCCGGAGCACCGCAGGCTCCGCGTGATGCCCCGGGTGACCGTACGGCTGGGAGCCCTGACCCGCAGCGACGGACGCTGGGCGCAGAAGGGCGTGGACGCCGCCATGCACGCCGAGCTGACCGAGCTGGCCAGGAACCGGGCCTGTTCCGATGTGGTCCTGGTGACCGGCGACGGCGATCTGCTGCCCGGCCTCATGTCCGCCAAGGAGCACGGCGTCGCCGTCCACCTCTGGGCCGTCCAGGCCGCCGACGGCGACTACAACCAGTCCGAGGACCTGGTCGCGGAGGCCGACGAGCGGCGGGTCCTCGACCGGGCCTGGATCACCAAGGCCGTCCGCGCCAAGGACACCGGCGGCAACTTCCCCCCGCCGCCCGCCCCGCGCCCCGAGATCGCCGCCATCCTCTCCGCGCCCCTCCCGGAGGCCGCCCTCGCCGCCTCCGCCGAACGGGCCTCCGAAGCGGCGGCCCAGGCCGCCCGGGCGGCCGCCGCCCCCGACGGCCCCGCCGAGCCCGCCGGGACCGGCCGCTCCGAGGCCCCGCCCGCCTCCGGCCACAAGACCGTCCCCACCCCCAAGGACCTCGCCGCCCTCCGCGCCCACTCCACCCACCCCGACCGCAGCGCCGCCCAGCACGCCACCCCGGCCAACGCCACCCTGCGCTGGTCCTCCGACAAGGGCTGGGTCGAACGCGGCGGCCCCCTCGGCGAACCGGCCGAGACCGCGTCCCTGCCCACCCTCGCCCAGCTCACCAGCGCCGAACAGCGCTGGGCCGACCGGGAGGAGGACATCACCACCGTCGGCGGCGACCCCTTCGAGGTGGGCCAGGTCTTCGCCCGGCGCTGGATGGAACGCCTCCCGGAGACCGTCCACCTCCAGAAGCTCTCCACCATGTACCCCCGCATCCCGCACCGCATCGACGGCGAACTCCTGCGGTACGCGGCCCGCTTCGGCCTCCTCGCCCACAAGGACGACCAGATCGACGAGCACGACCGCTACGCGATCCGGGCCGGGTTCTGGCGCGAGATCGACGTGCGCGCGGCGGCCGAACACGTGCCCGCCGCGGAGTAG
- a CDS encoding aminoacyl-tRNA deacylase, whose amino-acid sequence MAKKPKKQSGGTPATVALTAAGTAFTVHAYEHDPASPSYGEEAAEALGVSPDRVFKTLVADVDGELTVAVVPVAGSLDLKALAAAVGGKRATMADPAAAERTTGYVRGGISPLGQRKRLRTVLDASARSHATVCVSAGRRGLEVELSAEDLAELTGAVFAEIGRV is encoded by the coding sequence GTGGCGAAGAAGCCGAAGAAGCAGTCGGGCGGCACCCCCGCCACGGTCGCCCTGACCGCGGCGGGCACCGCCTTCACCGTCCACGCCTACGAGCACGACCCGGCCTCCCCCTCCTACGGCGAGGAGGCCGCCGAGGCCCTGGGCGTCTCCCCCGACCGGGTCTTCAAGACTCTGGTCGCGGACGTGGACGGCGAACTGACGGTCGCGGTCGTCCCGGTGGCCGGCTCCCTGGACCTCAAGGCCCTGGCGGCGGCGGTGGGCGGCAAACGCGCCACGATGGCGGACCCGGCAGCCGCGGAACGCACCACGGGCTACGTACGCGGCGGCATCTCCCCCCTGGGCCAGCGCAAACGCCTGCGTACGGTGCTGGACGCGTCGGCCCGGTCGCACGCGACGGTGTGCGTGTCGGCGGGGCGAAGGGGCCTGGAGGTGGAGCTGTCGGCGGAGGACCTGGCGGAGCTGACGGGGGCGGTGTTCGCGGAGATCGGCCGGGTCTGA
- a CDS encoding ABC transporter permease — protein MAWHDGTVTAPLTPPHQPNPHDPWQAPPSGSHLAPAYGSPDDPDTATELRQAAAVVALLTLSGIALGLLWLWLAPRVPLVSDGSAVFLENSEGEEAIGADGTFVLLAVAFGLVSAAAVFWRLRRGGVYVVLGLALGGVLGSLVAWRVGVWLGPSSDVVSRAREVGKGVAFDAPLELHAAAVAVLVWSIVAMAAHLALTGVFGPRDPEPEWGGAGWSAYYGGPGEGAPGGPGAPGSGAPGAGVPPKPPVVGGGSGAS, from the coding sequence GTGGCCTGGCACGATGGCACGGTGACCGCACCTCTGACGCCGCCTCACCAGCCGAACCCCCACGATCCGTGGCAGGCCCCGCCCTCGGGCTCCCATCTCGCGCCCGCGTACGGCTCGCCGGACGACCCGGACACGGCGACGGAGCTCCGTCAGGCCGCCGCGGTCGTCGCGCTGCTGACGCTCTCCGGTATCGCCCTCGGGCTGCTGTGGCTGTGGCTCGCGCCCCGGGTGCCCCTGGTCTCCGACGGCAGCGCCGTCTTCCTGGAGAACAGCGAGGGCGAGGAGGCGATCGGGGCGGACGGAACGTTTGTCCTGCTGGCCGTGGCGTTCGGCCTGGTGTCGGCGGCGGCCGTCTTCTGGCGGCTGCGGCGCGGTGGCGTCTACGTGGTGCTGGGGCTCGCGCTGGGCGGGGTGCTCGGCTCGCTGGTGGCCTGGCGGGTCGGGGTCTGGCTGGGGCCGTCCTCCGACGTGGTGTCCCGGGCCCGGGAGGTCGGCAAGGGGGTGGCGTTCGACGCGCCGCTGGAACTGCACGCGGCGGCGGTGGCCGTACTCGTGTGGTCGATCGTGGCGATGGCCGCGCATCTGGCGTTGACCGGGGTGTTCGGGCCTCGGGACCCCGAGCCGGAGTGGGGTGGGGCGGGGTGGTCCGCGTATTACGGGGGGCCGGGGGAGGGGGCGCCCGGGGGGCCTGGGGCTCCTGGGTCCGGGGCTCCTGGGGCCGGTGTGCCGCCGAAGCCGCCTGTGGTGGGTGGGGGGTCGGGGGCGTCCTAG
- a CDS encoding oxidoreductase, translating into MTEPHEGDIPDGLSAAELGMWQSFRNGTTYDLRTYDPTRNDPFAPHVWGPERSVGARTVARLLLSGPPARPGRVAALKLRGVRITGKLDLAGGRVSPYVELTGCRFEQEVVLPECHFTTLRMVGCLLPRLEAARLHTEGDLHLPRCRIDRGIRLTDAQIGTDLLINQLSVGPDRHGRAFVGDGMAVAQDLQAEMIETHGELSLRGAKVGGSLSLRGSHLRAAEDRRALNAPQLTVERTLYMSEAWVSVETGNQGTTPPYGVVYAPTPARGTRSQIVECKGGVRLDDGRFGDAVDLHKARFTLTRQEELSLRRIVTPELRFNAERPEEGRVVLNGARVVTLIDLSTSWPGPGGLAMGGFVYENLVPYGHFPLSRRLEWVLAATPEYVPEPYERLATVMRSCGEDADAREVLLAKQRRRRETLPPAAKAWGFLQDWTVAYGYRPGRALVWMAVLWAAGTAAFSRYDPAPIKDDESPLWNPALYALDLLIPVINLGQDGYWRMEGGWQWAAACLVLVGWILATTVAAGASRLLRRG; encoded by the coding sequence GTGACCGAGCCGCACGAAGGCGATATCCCGGACGGCCTCAGCGCGGCGGAGCTGGGCATGTGGCAGTCCTTCCGCAACGGGACCACCTACGACTTACGGACCTACGACCCCACCCGCAACGATCCGTTCGCCCCGCATGTGTGGGGGCCCGAGCGCAGTGTCGGGGCGCGCACGGTGGCGCGGCTGCTGCTGAGCGGGCCGCCCGCGAGACCCGGCCGGGTGGCGGCGCTCAAGCTCCGGGGGGTGCGGATCACCGGGAAGCTGGACCTGGCGGGCGGCCGGGTCTCGCCGTACGTGGAGCTGACCGGGTGCCGCTTCGAGCAGGAGGTGGTGCTGCCGGAGTGCCACTTCACGACGTTACGGATGGTGGGCTGTCTGCTGCCCCGGCTGGAGGCGGCCCGGCTGCACACGGAGGGCGATCTGCATCTGCCGCGCTGCCGGATCGACCGGGGCATCCGGCTCACCGACGCGCAGATCGGCACGGATCTGCTGATCAACCAGCTCAGTGTGGGGCCCGACCGGCACGGCCGGGCGTTCGTCGGGGACGGTATGGCGGTCGCCCAGGACCTCCAGGCCGAGATGATCGAGACGCACGGGGAGCTGAGCCTGCGCGGGGCGAAGGTGGGCGGTTCGCTGAGTCTGCGCGGCAGCCACTTGCGGGCGGCGGAGGACCGGCGGGCGCTGAACGCGCCGCAGCTGACGGTGGAGCGCACGCTCTACATGTCCGAGGCGTGGGTGAGCGTCGAGACGGGGAACCAGGGCACGACTCCCCCGTACGGCGTGGTCTACGCCCCGACCCCGGCGCGCGGGACCCGGTCGCAGATCGTGGAGTGCAAGGGCGGGGTGCGGCTGGACGACGGGCGGTTCGGGGACGCGGTGGACCTGCACAAGGCCCGGTTCACGCTGACCCGGCAGGAGGAGCTGTCGCTGCGCCGGATCGTCACGCCGGAGCTGCGGTTCAACGCGGAGCGCCCGGAGGAGGGGCGGGTCGTGCTGAACGGCGCGCGGGTGGTGACCCTGATCGACCTGTCCACCAGCTGGCCGGGGCCCGGGGGGCTGGCGATGGGCGGTTTCGTCTACGAGAACCTCGTCCCCTATGGCCATTTCCCGCTCTCGCGGCGGCTGGAGTGGGTGCTGGCGGCGACTCCGGAGTACGTCCCCGAGCCGTACGAGCGCCTCGCGACGGTGATGCGCAGCTGCGGCGAGGACGCGGACGCGCGGGAGGTGCTGCTGGCCAAGCAGCGGCGGCGCCGCGAGACGCTGCCGCCCGCCGCGAAGGCGTGGGGGTTCCTCCAGGACTGGACGGTGGCGTACGGGTACCGGCCGGGGCGGGCGCTGGTGTGGATGGCGGTGCTGTGGGCGGCGGGGACGGCGGCGTTCTCGCGGTACGACCCGGCGCCGATCAAGGACGACGAGTCGCCGCTGTGGAACCCGGCGCTCTATGCGCTGGACCTCCTCATCCCGGTGATCAACCTCGGCCAGGACGGATATTGGCGGATGGAGGGCGGCTGGCAGTGGGCGGCGGCCTGTCTGGTGCTCGTGGGGTGGATTCTGGCCACGACGGTGGCCGCCGGAGCCTCCCGGCTGCTGCGCAGGGGGTGA
- a CDS encoding DNA polymerase III subunit alpha, with product MTKPPFTHLHVHTQYSLLDGAARLKDMFEAANEMGMTHIAMTDHGNLHGAYDFFHSAKKAEVTPIIGIEAYVAPESRKHKRKVQWGQPHQKRDDVSGSGGYTHKTIWAANKTGLHNLFRLSSDAYAEGWLQKWPRMDKETISQWSEGLIASTGCPSGEVQTRLRLGQFDEAVQAASDYKDIFGEGRYFLELMDHGIEIERRVRDGLLEIGKKLGIPPLVTNDSHYTYAHEATAHDALLCIQTGKNLSDPDRFRFDGTGYYLKTTDEMYAVDSSDAWQEGCANTLLVAQQIDTSGMFEAKNLMPKFDIPDGFTEVTWFQEEVRNGMKRRFPNGVPEDRQKQVEYEMDIIIQMGFPGYFLVVADFIMWAKNNGIAVGPGRGSAAGSIVAYAMGITDLDPIEHGLIFERFLNPERVSMPDVDIDFDERRRVEVIRYVTEKYGADKVAMIGTYGKIKAKNAIKDSARVLGYPYAMGDRLTKAMPADVLGKGIDLDGITNPKHPRYSEAGEIRGMYENEPDVKKVIDTARGVEGLVRQMGVHAAGVIMSSEPIVDHAPVWVRHTDGVTITQWDYPQCESLGLLKMDFLGLRNLTIMDDAIKMVKSNKGIDLEMLSLPLDDPKTYELLCRGDTLGVFQFDGGPMRSLLRQMQPDNFEDISAVSALYRPGPMGMNSHTNYAERKNGRQEITPIHPELEEPLKEVLGLTYGLIVYQEQVQKAAQIVAGYSLGEADILRRVMGKKKPEELAKNFVLFEKGARDKGFSDEAIKALWDVLVPFAGYAFNKAHSSAYGLVTYWTAYLKANYPAEYMAALLTSVKDDKDKSAVYLNECRRMGIKVLPPNVNESLSNFAAQGDDVILFGLTAIRNVGQNVVDSIIRSRKAKGKYSSFPDFLDKVEAIVCNKRTVESLIKAGAFDEMGHTRKGLVAHHEPMIDNVVQVKRKEAEGQFDLFGGMGEEESDEPGFGLDVEFSDIEWEKSYLLAQEREMLGLYVSDHPLFGLEHVLSDKADASISQLTGGDYSDGSVVTVGGIISGLQRKMTKQGNAWAIATVEDLAGSIECMFFPATYQLVSTQLVEDTVVFVKGRLDKREDVPRLVAMEMQVPDISNAGTNAPVILTIPTVKITPPMVTRLGEVLSHHRGDTEVRIRLQGPRTTTVLRLDRHRVKADSALFGDLKVLLGPACLAG from the coding sequence GTGACCAAGCCGCCCTTCACGCACCTGCACGTTCATACCCAGTACTCGCTGCTGGACGGTGCGGCGCGGCTCAAGGACATGTTCGAGGCGGCCAACGAGATGGGCATGACGCACATCGCGATGACCGACCACGGCAACCTGCACGGGGCCTACGACTTCTTCCACTCGGCGAAGAAGGCAGAGGTCACGCCGATCATCGGCATCGAGGCGTACGTGGCCCCCGAGTCGCGCAAGCACAAGCGCAAGGTGCAGTGGGGGCAGCCGCACCAGAAGCGTGACGACGTGTCCGGTTCCGGTGGTTACACCCACAAGACGATCTGGGCGGCGAACAAGACCGGGCTGCACAACCTCTTCCGGCTCTCCTCGGACGCGTACGCCGAGGGCTGGCTCCAGAAGTGGCCCCGGATGGACAAGGAGACCATCTCCCAGTGGTCCGAGGGGCTCATCGCCTCCACCGGCTGCCCCTCCGGAGAGGTGCAGACCCGGCTGCGGCTCGGCCAGTTCGACGAGGCGGTCCAGGCGGCCTCGGACTACAAGGACATCTTCGGCGAGGGCAGGTACTTCCTGGAGCTGATGGACCACGGCATCGAGATCGAGCGCCGGGTCCGCGACGGGCTGCTGGAGATCGGCAAGAAGCTGGGCATCCCGCCGCTGGTCACCAACGACTCCCACTACACGTACGCGCACGAGGCCACCGCCCACGACGCCCTGCTCTGCATCCAGACCGGCAAGAACCTCTCCGACCCGGACCGCTTCCGCTTCGACGGCACCGGCTACTACCTGAAGACGACGGACGAGATGTACGCCGTCGACTCCTCCGACGCCTGGCAGGAGGGGTGCGCCAACACCCTCCTGGTCGCCCAGCAGATCGACACCTCCGGCATGTTCGAGGCGAAGAACCTCATGCCGAAGTTCGACATCCCGGACGGCTTCACGGAGGTCACCTGGTTCCAGGAGGAGGTCCGCAACGGGATGAAGCGCCGCTTCCCGAACGGCGTCCCCGAGGACCGGCAGAAGCAGGTCGAGTACGAGATGGACATCATCATCCAGATGGGGTTCCCGGGGTACTTCCTGGTTGTCGCCGACTTCATCATGTGGGCCAAGAACAACGGCATCGCGGTGGGACCCGGCCGTGGTTCGGCGGCCGGTTCGATCGTGGCGTACGCGATGGGCATCACCGACCTCGACCCGATCGAGCACGGGCTGATCTTCGAGCGGTTCCTCAACCCCGAGCGCGTCTCGATGCCCGATGTCGACATCGACTTCGACGAGCGTCGGCGCGTCGAGGTGATCCGGTACGTGACCGAGAAGTACGGCGCCGACAAGGTCGCCATGATCGGCACGTACGGCAAGATCAAGGCGAAGAACGCCATCAAGGACTCGGCCCGTGTGCTGGGCTACCCCTACGCCATGGGCGACCGCCTCACCAAGGCGATGCCCGCCGACGTCCTCGGCAAGGGCATCGACCTCGACGGCATCACCAACCCCAAGCACCCGCGCTACAGCGAGGCGGGCGAGATCCGGGGGATGTACGAGAACGAGCCGGACGTCAAGAAGGTCATCGACACCGCGAGGGGCGTCGAGGGCCTGGTCCGGCAGATGGGCGTGCACGCCGCCGGCGTCATCATGTCCAGCGAGCCGATCGTCGACCACGCCCCGGTCTGGGTCCGGCACACCGACGGCGTCACCATCACGCAGTGGGACTACCCGCAGTGCGAGTCGCTCGGCCTGCTGAAGATGGACTTCCTCGGCCTGCGCAACCTGACGATCATGGACGACGCCATCAAGATGGTGAAGTCCAACAAGGGCATCGACCTGGAGATGCTCTCCCTGCCGCTGGACGACCCCAAGACGTACGAACTGCTCTGCCGCGGTGACACGCTCGGCGTCTTCCAGTTCGACGGCGGGCCGATGCGCTCCCTGCTCCGCCAGATGCAGCCCGACAACTTCGAGGACATCTCCGCCGTCTCGGCCCTCTACCGGCCGGGCCCGATGGGCATGAACTCGCACACGAACTACGCGGAGCGCAAGAACGGCCGCCAGGAGATCACCCCGATCCACCCGGAGCTGGAGGAGCCCCTCAAGGAGGTCCTCGGCCTCACCTACGGCCTGATCGTCTACCAGGAGCAGGTCCAGAAGGCCGCCCAGATCGTCGCCGGGTACTCGCTCGGCGAGGCCGACATCCTGCGCCGCGTGATGGGCAAGAAGAAGCCCGAGGAGCTGGCGAAGAACTTCGTCCTCTTCGAGAAGGGCGCCCGCGACAAGGGCTTCTCCGACGAGGCGATCAAGGCGCTCTGGGACGTCCTGGTGCCGTTCGCCGGGTACGCGTTCAACAAGGCGCACTCCTCGGCGTACGGCCTGGTCACCTACTGGACCGCCTACCTGAAGGCGAACTACCCCGCCGAGTACATGGCGGCCCTGCTGACCTCGGTCAAGGACGACAAGGACAAGTCCGCGGTCTACCTCAACGAGTGCCGCCGCATGGGCATCAAGGTGCTGCCGCCCAACGTCAACGAGTCGCTGTCCAACTTCGCGGCCCAGGGCGACGACGTGATCCTGTTCGGCCTGACCGCCATCCGCAACGTCGGCCAGAACGTCGTGGACTCGATCATCCGCTCCCGCAAGGCCAAGGGGAAGTACAGCTCCTTCCCCGACTTCCTCGACAAGGTCGAGGCGATCGTCTGCAACAAGCGCACCGTCGAATCGCTGATCAAGGCCGGTGCCTTCGACGAGATGGGCCACACCCGCAAGGGGCTCGTCGCCCACCACGAACCGATGATCGACAACGTGGTCCAGGTCAAGCGCAAGGAGGCCGAGGGCCAGTTCGACCTCTTCGGCGGCATGGGCGAGGAGGAGAGCGACGAGCCGGGCTTCGGGCTCGACGTGGAGTTCTCCGACATCGAGTGGGAGAAGTCCTACCTGCTCGCCCAGGAGCGGGAGATGCTCGGCCTGTACGTCTCCGACCACCCGCTCTTCGGCCTGGAGCACGTCCTCTCCGACAAGGCCGACGCCTCGATCTCCCAGCTCACCGGCGGGGACTACTCCGACGGCTCGGTCGTCACCGTCGGCGGCATCATCTCCGGCCTCCAGCGCAAGATGACCAAGCAGGGCAACGCCTGGGCCATCGCCACCGTGGAGGACCTGGCGGGCTCCATCGAGTGCATGTTCTTCCCCGCCACCTACCAGCTGGTCTCCACCCAGCTCGTCGAGGACACCGTCGTCTTCGTCAAGGGACGGCTCGACAAGCGCGAGGACGTGCCCCGGCTGGTCGCCATGGAGATGCAGGTCCCCGACATCTCCAACGCCGGGACCAACGCGCCCGTCATCCTCACCATCCCCACCGTGAAGATCACCCCGCCGATGGTCACCCGGCTCGGCGAGGTGCTCAGCCACCACCGGGGCGACACCGAGGTACGGATCAGGCTCCAGGGCCCCCGCACCACGACCGTCCTGCGGCTCGACCGGCACCGGGTCAAGGCCGACTCGGCCCTCTTCGGCGATCTGAAGGTGCTGCTCGGGCCCGCCTGCCTGGCCGGCTGA
- a CDS encoding transporter translates to MTSIIPARTAPARVRPLPGPSGPGSAARTVPAPLAPRARLLPSLAAVYRAQLSRARVARIPLLFVATFQSVGIMVLMRGVVDGGAEARAVVAGSSVLVVAFVALNLLAQYFGQLRAGGGLDHYATLPVPPAAVVLGAAAAYASFTVPGTVFTAVAGSVLFQLPLTHLWVLVAVIPLSGAALAGLGAALGLLAPRQELATLLGQLGMSAALLLGVLPADRLPGPVGWARDLLPSTYGVEALARSFDASPDWGMIGFFLAICAVVGVLSLAVATWAYRRAAVR, encoded by the coding sequence GTGACGAGCATCATTCCGGCCCGGACCGCACCCGCGCGTGTCCGGCCCCTGCCCGGCCCCTCCGGTCCCGGCTCCGCCGCGCGGACCGTGCCCGCCCCCCTCGCGCCGCGCGCCCGGCTGCTGCCCTCGCTGGCCGCCGTCTACCGCGCCCAGCTCTCCCGGGCGCGGGTCGCCCGTATCCCGCTGCTCTTCGTGGCCACCTTCCAGTCCGTCGGGATCATGGTCCTGATGCGGGGCGTCGTCGACGGCGGGGCCGAGGCCCGCGCGGTGGTCGCCGGTTCCAGCGTGCTGGTCGTGGCGTTCGTCGCGCTCAACCTGCTCGCCCAGTACTTCGGCCAGCTGCGGGCGGGCGGCGGGCTCGACCACTACGCCACCCTGCCGGTGCCGCCCGCCGCCGTGGTGCTGGGTGCGGCGGCGGCGTACGCCTCGTTCACCGTGCCCGGCACGGTCTTCACGGCGGTCGCCGGGAGCGTGCTGTTCCAGCTCCCGCTGACCCATCTGTGGGTCCTGGTCGCCGTCATCCCGCTCTCCGGCGCGGCCCTGGCCGGACTGGGGGCCGCCCTGGGGCTGCTCGCCCCGCGCCAGGAGCTGGCCACGCTGCTGGGGCAGCTGGGCATGTCCGCCGCCCTGCTCCTCGGCGTCCTGCCTGCCGACCGGCTGCCGGGGCCGGTGGGCTGGGCGCGCGATCTGCTGCCCTCGACGTACGGGGTCGAGGCGCTGGCCCGCTCCTTCGACGCCTCTCCGGACTGGGGCATGATCGGCTTCTTCCTCGCGATCTGCGCGGTGGTGGGGGTGCTGTCGCTGGCCGTGGCCACGTGGGCGTACCGGCGGGCGGCCGTTCGGTAG